The following are from one region of the Rhizobium sullae genome:
- a CDS encoding DUF6212 domain-containing protein — MQELTSSGIGKRLVTRKLIAASGRDRLCFEGSDIEHLVVYLDVDGHPPATLQNAFPLIAIAFSEEGEADLRERLALLGPLGTVPAVPIQRLDPANKLDSFPLLRALTEGGVGRLARYSASITSELAILRRERETLLENYRALEDAFQARNWEPVSEIFSHDPYGDPKDEGIGPLLAAAFVEQLLPISSLGVAGFALHLHSVPRITGELVVALSYLESGEGVAEWIVPYAQLVPNWNFFSLPRACGGAARTLRLRISATGPETVGLSLGYPIAGERYSARSELPHPDLDLRPLAFKVFTGLPGVKPARTPNMIAPSSLLEGQYTVDYRLAVATLRQIADVSVTPIVPEFQTVRFLEHEHAVVCHPLPSGISAGAVSRAVEPGTISFSASAFIDHPEGQPAAVSFLLAPTNSNARSEVAEVARKGAAKPSAFFSGWREVSSSEVVNINIQLDEPARGPMDLMILSRAVTDSVDFSWLKVSGFRLVKQFTEAADVQ, encoded by the coding sequence GTGCAAGAATTGACGTCTTCCGGCATTGGGAAACGACTGGTGACGAGAAAGCTAATAGCGGCATCGGGCCGGGATCGATTATGCTTCGAAGGCAGCGATATCGAGCATCTGGTTGTTTACCTCGATGTTGATGGGCATCCTCCGGCGACATTGCAGAATGCTTTTCCATTGATCGCCATCGCCTTTTCCGAAGAGGGTGAGGCGGATTTGCGGGAGCGTCTGGCGCTGCTTGGACCACTGGGAACTGTCCCCGCGGTTCCCATACAGCGGCTTGATCCCGCAAATAAGCTGGACAGTTTTCCGCTTCTGCGGGCGCTCACTGAGGGCGGCGTCGGCCGGCTTGCCCGGTATAGCGCCTCCATCACTTCGGAGCTTGCGATCCTGCGCCGGGAACGCGAAACGCTGCTGGAAAACTACCGGGCGCTCGAAGATGCGTTCCAGGCGCGAAACTGGGAGCCGGTTTCTGAGATTTTTTCCCATGATCCCTACGGCGATCCAAAGGACGAGGGGATCGGGCCGTTGCTTGCCGCCGCCTTTGTCGAGCAACTGCTGCCGATATCCAGCCTTGGCGTGGCCGGGTTCGCCCTTCACCTGCACTCGGTGCCCAGGATCACCGGAGAGCTTGTCGTCGCATTGAGCTACCTCGAGAGTGGCGAAGGAGTCGCCGAGTGGATCGTACCGTATGCGCAACTCGTGCCGAACTGGAATTTCTTCTCGCTGCCCCGGGCCTGCGGAGGGGCTGCGCGGACGCTTCGGCTGCGGATCTCCGCCACCGGACCGGAGACCGTCGGCCTTTCGCTCGGCTATCCGATCGCCGGCGAGCGCTATTCGGCACGGTCGGAACTCCCGCATCCGGATCTCGACCTGCGCCCGCTGGCGTTCAAAGTGTTTACGGGACTGCCGGGAGTAAAACCCGCCAGAACACCCAACATGATTGCGCCCAGCAGCCTGCTCGAAGGCCAGTACACTGTCGATTATCGCCTGGCGGTCGCTACGTTGAGGCAGATCGCGGACGTTTCGGTCACGCCGATCGTCCCGGAATTCCAGACGGTGCGCTTCCTCGAGCATGAGCATGCTGTTGTCTGCCACCCGTTGCCGAGTGGCATATCGGCAGGCGCGGTCAGTCGCGCCGTCGAGCCCGGAACGATATCCTTTTCGGCGAGCGCCTTTATCGATCATCCGGAAGGTCAGCCCGCGGCGGTCAGCTTCCTGCTCGCACCGACGAATTCAAATGCGCGTTCCGAAGTGGCCGAGGTTGCGCGAAAGGGCGCGGCCAAACCGTCGGCATTCTTCAGCGGATGGCGTGAAGTCAGCTCCAGTGAGGTCGTCAACATCAACATCCAGCTGGACGAGCCGGCACGCGGCCCGATGGACCTGATGATCCTCAGCCGCGCAGTCACGGATTCGGTCGATTTCTCCTGGCTCAAGGTGTCTGGCTTCAGGCTGGTCAAACAGTTTACGGAGGCCGCCGATGTCCAGTAA